A part of Anaeromyxobacter diazotrophicus genomic DNA contains:
- the accD gene encoding acetyl-CoA carboxylase, carboxyltransferase subunit beta: MAWFSKTKKLSRSGDGAPQEGPQPAGKGEAVWRRCDGCAEVVYTQDWERHWNTCPLCGHHDPLPVLRRLEMIFDPGSFQELDRDLTPQDPLGFVDAKKYKDRLKSTAKNTGMKDAFISGVGTIEGREVSVGSFAFEFMGGSMGSVVGEKVTRVFDRAYERKLPAVVFSSTGGARMQEGIFSLMQMAKTSAALNRFRSIHKPYVSVMLHPTTGGVAASFAWLGDVILAEPKALIGFAGPRVIEQTIREKLPPGFQRSEFLLDHGMIDAIVKRPEMRARLGQLLGLLA, from the coding sequence ATGGCCTGGTTCTCGAAGACGAAGAAGCTCTCCCGCTCCGGCGACGGCGCGCCGCAGGAGGGCCCCCAGCCCGCCGGCAAGGGCGAGGCGGTCTGGCGGCGCTGCGACGGCTGCGCCGAGGTGGTCTACACGCAGGACTGGGAGCGGCACTGGAACACCTGCCCGCTCTGCGGCCACCACGATCCGCTGCCGGTGCTGCGGCGCCTGGAGATGATCTTCGACCCGGGCAGCTTCCAGGAGCTCGACCGCGATCTGACGCCCCAGGACCCGCTCGGCTTCGTCGACGCCAAGAAGTACAAGGACCGCCTCAAGAGCACCGCCAAGAACACCGGGATGAAGGACGCCTTCATCTCGGGCGTGGGCACCATCGAGGGGCGCGAGGTGTCGGTGGGGAGCTTCGCCTTCGAGTTCATGGGCGGCTCCATGGGCTCGGTCGTGGGCGAGAAGGTCACGCGCGTCTTCGACCGCGCCTACGAGCGCAAGCTGCCGGCGGTGGTCTTCAGCTCGACCGGCGGCGCCCGCATGCAGGAGGGCATCTTCTCGCTCATGCAGATGGCGAAGACCTCGGCCGCGCTGAACCGCTTCCGGTCGATCCACAAGCCCTACGTCTCGGTCATGCTCCACCCCACCACCGGCGGGGTGGCGGCCAGCTTCGCCTGGCTGGGGGACGTGATCCTGGCCGAGCCCAAGGCCCTCATCGGCTTCGCCGGGCCGCGCGTGATCGAGCAGACCATCCGCGAGAAGCTTCCCCCGGGCTTCCAGCGCTCCGAGTTCCTGCTCGACCACGGCATGATCGACGCGATCGTGAAGCGCCCCGAGATGCGCGCCCGCCTCGGGCAGCTGCTCGGGCTCCTGGCGTGA
- a CDS encoding DUF4412 domain-containing protein: MIRWNAAAAALALAAASPARAGLVVTMTDGDGRTSVTSIEGKKLRVEHPRQGEEAAHLTLFDGDAHHLVEVDPSSRTYRVMTEAQGQELSARLQKMLAQLPPEQRARAEAALAKRQATPAKQRDIRFEPLGGGEEVAGFACQRYRVLRDGRRDEEGCFIPWSARAATRDDLAAFLELGRFFEGFTAAASGGRSRPGAARWMGEELARAPGFPAVLEHLGADGKRTSVHRLVKLERTRVPADRFAIPEGYAEVQSPLLDDASPRRARRGR; this comes from the coding sequence ATGATCCGCTGGAACGCCGCCGCGGCCGCGCTCGCGCTCGCCGCCGCCTCGCCGGCCCGGGCCGGGCTCGTGGTGACCATGACCGACGGTGACGGGCGCACCTCCGTCACCTCCATCGAGGGCAAGAAGCTGCGGGTGGAGCACCCGCGGCAGGGCGAGGAGGCGGCGCACCTCACCCTCTTCGACGGCGACGCGCACCACCTGGTGGAGGTGGATCCTTCCTCGCGCACCTACCGCGTCATGACCGAGGCGCAGGGCCAGGAGCTCTCGGCCCGGCTCCAGAAGATGCTGGCGCAGCTGCCCCCCGAGCAGCGCGCGCGGGCGGAGGCGGCGCTGGCGAAGCGCCAGGCCACCCCGGCGAAGCAGCGCGACATCCGCTTCGAGCCGCTCGGCGGGGGCGAGGAGGTGGCGGGCTTCGCCTGCCAGCGCTACCGGGTGCTCCGCGACGGGCGCCGCGACGAGGAGGGATGCTTCATCCCGTGGAGCGCGCGCGCCGCCACCCGGGACGATCTGGCCGCCTTCCTCGAGCTGGGGCGGTTCTTCGAGGGGTTCACCGCGGCCGCGTCCGGAGGGCGCTCGCGCCCCGGCGCCGCCCGCTGGATGGGCGAGGAGCTGGCGCGCGCGCCGGGCTTCCCGGCGGTGCTGGAGCACCTCGGCGCGGACGGGAAGCGCACCTCGGTGCACCGGCTGGTGAAGCTCGAGCGCACCCGCGTGCCGGCGGACCGCTTCGCCATCCCCGAAGGCTACGCCGAGGTGCAGTCGCCGCTCCTCGACGACGCCTCGCCGCGCCGCGCCCGGCGCGGGCGGTAG
- a CDS encoding alpha/beta fold hydrolase — translation MRQLHLDPGTAGPPTPRLDAVDWERLHRKSRYEVRTRDGWTLVVTRFQPLPQRFAQPIFGEPLLLVHGFSQNRHAWTSGGFVKHMLSYGADVHVLELRGHGLSSVALQRARAAAAGGPCPDDLDYGWDIDSYFLEDVPAAIAAVKRLTGRESIFYCGHSMGGMLGYGYASLGRDLAGLVTIGAPGDPGKGYLPLRLLAHLGPTLELAVDAALLARWGRSWAGWRAREGLRRGLEHAPWAAARLAGLLGARTRPERRRFQYYPMDLLLRRLERALANPRAFEAWERLARHHAFLANPAQMTIDEVRWLLREGGDREPRRVVAQLARWIRSGELKCYRTGYDFRAHFADIRVPMAIIFGDLDPLASIASTQEVYRAARSEYLLWRPVKGNSHLELTIGRDVRQISFDVKNLIEFARKFPLSAGAQPPARGGVGEAATQTHIRVT, via the coding sequence GTGCGCCAGCTCCACCTCGACCCCGGCACCGCGGGCCCGCCGACGCCTCGGCTGGACGCGGTGGACTGGGAGCGCCTCCACCGCAAGAGCCGGTACGAGGTGAGGACCCGCGACGGGTGGACGCTGGTGGTGACCCGCTTCCAGCCGCTGCCGCAGCGCTTCGCGCAGCCCATCTTCGGGGAGCCGCTGCTGCTCGTGCACGGCTTCTCCCAGAACCGCCACGCCTGGACGAGCGGCGGGTTCGTGAAGCACATGCTGTCCTACGGGGCGGACGTGCACGTGCTCGAGCTGCGCGGCCACGGGCTCTCCTCGGTGGCGCTGCAGCGCGCGCGCGCCGCGGCCGCCGGCGGCCCCTGTCCGGACGACCTCGACTACGGCTGGGACATCGACAGCTACTTCCTCGAGGACGTCCCCGCCGCCATCGCGGCGGTGAAGCGGCTCACCGGGCGCGAGTCGATCTTCTACTGCGGCCACTCGATGGGCGGCATGCTCGGTTACGGCTACGCGTCGCTCGGCCGGGACCTGGCCGGGCTCGTCACCATCGGCGCCCCCGGCGACCCGGGGAAGGGGTACCTGCCGCTGCGGCTGCTCGCGCACCTGGGGCCCACGCTCGAGCTCGCGGTCGACGCGGCGCTGCTCGCGCGGTGGGGCCGGAGCTGGGCGGGCTGGCGCGCGCGCGAGGGGCTCCGGCGCGGGCTCGAGCACGCCCCGTGGGCGGCCGCGAGGCTGGCGGGGCTGCTCGGGGCGCGCACGCGGCCCGAGCGGCGGCGCTTCCAGTACTACCCGATGGATCTCCTCCTGCGCCGGCTCGAGCGCGCGCTCGCGAACCCGCGCGCGTTCGAGGCGTGGGAGCGGCTGGCGCGCCACCACGCCTTCCTCGCCAACCCCGCGCAGATGACCATCGACGAGGTCCGCTGGCTCCTGCGCGAGGGCGGCGATCGCGAGCCGCGCCGGGTGGTGGCGCAGCTGGCGCGCTGGATCCGCTCCGGCGAGCTCAAGTGCTACCGCACCGGCTACGACTTCCGCGCGCACTTCGCCGACATCCGCGTACCGATGGCGATCATCTTCGGGGATCTCGATCCGCTCGCCAGCATCGCCTCCACCCAGGAGGTCTACCGCGCGGCGCGCAGCGAGTACCTCCTCTGGCGCCCGGTGAAGGGGAACAGCCACCTGGAGCTGACGATCGGGCGCGACGTCCGCCAGATCTCCTTCGACGTGAAGAACCTCATCGAGTTCGCCCGGAAGTTCCCCCTCTCGGCGGGGGCCCAGCCGCCCGCCCGCGGGGGCGTCGGCGAAGCGGCGACTCAGACACACATCCGCGTAACCTGA
- a CDS encoding AMIN domain-containing protein gives MLLSALTAATALPAWAADGANVVTRVEVKAQGTGTTVVIHGSRPPNFTTFSMVDPPRFVIDLAESTLQGVPEDAAVDDGTVHLVKALNYGTGESAIARIMIAFQREVEPPDLQASGNDLVVKVGKPVAAPADVASAPAAPAPAPAPAAPAAPAPAAEPAAPPVAPAVAAAGAAVAAAAGVAPVVAGATDDSDRARRAELERQERENNEVRAWKEARRLEEARRAADDTAQVTQLSAAAQAQEEAKKQAEAEHSERAAAEARVHVAEAKVARLSALGEPVPAEDARALAEARQALAELEGHLAPAPAAAAVAAAPAVEPPPAVAAAPAVEAAPAVAPSPAVEVAPTVAAAPIAPAAPEAQVPAPAAPEPAAAAALAAEPVAPEAVAAGAAAGTAAGIAAVAAKPDDEPAKPEAKPALSKKERQALAKREAAEKRKAAQEAKLAAKREAAEKRKAEQQAKLLAKREAAEKRKAELDARRAAQAALAAEKPREVREVGFRQLASASRVFVRLSGEPRFHIVEASDKLIRVELPNTRVVRRNDARFLDTSFFPGAVAMVTPRPHGSTTVVEIALKEKVAYQQKVEGDVLALDFEQPAPKTAAAP, from the coding sequence TTGCTGCTCAGTGCTCTCACCGCCGCAACCGCCCTCCCGGCCTGGGCGGCGGATGGGGCGAACGTCGTCACCCGGGTCGAGGTGAAGGCGCAGGGGACCGGGACGACCGTCGTCATCCACGGCTCCCGCCCGCCGAACTTCACGACGTTCTCCATGGTCGATCCGCCGCGGTTCGTGATCGACCTGGCGGAGAGCACGCTGCAGGGCGTCCCCGAGGACGCGGCGGTGGACGACGGCACCGTGCACCTCGTGAAGGCGCTCAACTACGGGACCGGCGAGAGCGCGATCGCCCGCATCATGATCGCGTTCCAGCGCGAGGTCGAGCCGCCCGATCTGCAGGCGTCGGGCAACGATCTCGTGGTGAAGGTGGGCAAGCCCGTGGCGGCGCCGGCGGACGTCGCGTCGGCCCCCGCCGCTCCCGCGCCCGCTCCCGCTCCCGCCGCGCCCGCCGCGCCCGCTCCCGCGGCTGAGCCGGCTGCGCCTCCCGTCGCACCGGCCGTCGCCGCGGCCGGCGCCGCCGTCGCCGCGGCCGCCGGCGTTGCCCCGGTGGTGGCGGGCGCGACGGACGACTCCGATCGCGCGCGGCGCGCGGAGCTGGAGCGCCAGGAGCGGGAGAACAACGAGGTCCGGGCGTGGAAGGAGGCGCGGCGGCTGGAGGAGGCGCGCCGCGCCGCCGACGACACGGCGCAGGTGACGCAGCTCTCGGCCGCCGCCCAGGCGCAGGAAGAGGCGAAGAAGCAGGCCGAAGCCGAGCACAGCGAGCGCGCCGCCGCCGAGGCGCGCGTGCACGTCGCCGAGGCGAAGGTGGCGCGCCTGTCGGCCCTCGGCGAGCCCGTCCCCGCCGAGGACGCCAGGGCGCTCGCCGAGGCGCGCCAGGCGCTCGCCGAGCTCGAGGGGCACCTCGCGCCCGCGCCGGCCGCCGCGGCGGTCGCGGCGGCGCCGGCCGTCGAACCCCCCCCGGCCGTCGCGGCGGCGCCCGCCGTCGAGGCCGCCCCGGCCGTCGCGCCGTCGCCCGCCGTCGAGGTCGCGCCGACCGTCGCGGCCGCGCCCATCGCGCCGGCGGCCCCCGAGGCGCAGGTGCCCGCCCCGGCGGCGCCGGAGCCCGCGGCCGCAGCCGCCCTCGCGGCGGAGCCCGTCGCCCCGGAGGCGGTCGCCGCCGGCGCCGCGGCCGGGACCGCGGCCGGGATCGCGGCGGTCGCGGCGAAGCCGGACGACGAGCCGGCCAAGCCCGAGGCGAAGCCCGCGCTCTCGAAGAAGGAGCGCCAGGCGCTCGCGAAGCGCGAGGCCGCCGAGAAGCGCAAGGCGGCGCAGGAGGCGAAGCTCGCCGCGAAGCGCGAGGCCGCCGAGAAGCGGAAGGCCGAGCAGCAGGCGAAGCTTTTGGCGAAGCGCGAGGCGGCCGAGAAGAGAAAGGCCGAGCTCGACGCCCGGCGGGCGGCCCAGGCCGCCCTGGCGGCGGAGAAGCCGCGCGAGGTGCGCGAGGTCGGCTTCCGGCAGCTCGCCTCGGCGTCGCGCGTCTTCGTGCGCCTCTCCGGCGAGCCCCGCTTCCACATCGTGGAGGCGAGCGACAAGCTCATCCGCGTCGAGCTGCCCAACACCCGCGTGGTGCGCCGCAACGACGCGCGCTTCCTCGACACGTCCTTCTTCCCCGGCGCGGTGGCGATGGTCACGCCCCGCCCGCACGGCTCGACGACGGTCGTCGAGATCGCGCTCAAGGAGAAGGTCGCCTACCAGCAGAAGGTCGAGGGCGACGTGCTGGCCCTCGACTTCGAGCAGCCCGCCCCCAAGACGGCCGCGGCGCCTTAG
- a CDS encoding bifunctional folylpolyglutamate synthase/dihydrofolate synthase, with protein MDPHRYLASLQPLAIRLGLERMERALDALGRPDRALRVLHVAGTNGKGSTCAMAAAALQAAGHRTGLYTSPHLVRFNERIAVDGAPVDDAALARLVGEVRRACPWHEAGGEGERLTYFEFATALALLHFAEQGLGAAVLEVGLGGRFDATNAVRPLACAVSRIGLDHTALLGETLDAIAREKGGIFKAGVPAVVAHDQPPEALAALRAEAARRGAPLAVAAAGYPGPLALAGPHQQANAALAAAALRLLDGAGLPVPEEAIARGLATARWPGRLETVGGVLLDGAHNPDGAAALAAALPVLHPGRPVELVFGVLADKDHARILHALAPAVRALHLVAPRSPRARAPDTYRDLAARLVARVDAHASAAEAIACARRAAADGAVVCVAGSLYLVGEARGLLAGEPAAADPG; from the coding sequence ATGGATCCGCACCGCTACCTCGCCTCGCTCCAGCCGCTGGCCATCCGCCTCGGCCTCGAGCGGATGGAGCGCGCCCTCGACGCGCTCGGCCGCCCGGACCGCGCCCTGCGCGTCCTGCACGTGGCCGGCACGAACGGGAAGGGCTCCACCTGCGCCATGGCGGCGGCGGCGCTCCAGGCGGCCGGCCACCGCACCGGCCTCTACACCTCGCCCCACCTCGTCCGCTTCAACGAGCGGATCGCGGTGGACGGCGCGCCGGTGGACGACGCGGCGCTGGCGCGGCTCGTGGGCGAGGTGCGCCGGGCCTGCCCGTGGCACGAGGCGGGCGGCGAGGGCGAGCGGCTCACCTACTTCGAGTTCGCGACCGCGCTGGCGCTCCTCCACTTCGCCGAGCAGGGCCTCGGGGCGGCGGTGCTGGAGGTGGGCCTCGGGGGGCGCTTCGACGCCACCAACGCCGTCCGCCCGCTCGCCTGCGCCGTGAGCCGGATCGGGCTCGACCACACCGCGCTCCTCGGCGAGACGCTCGACGCCATCGCGCGCGAGAAGGGCGGCATCTTCAAGGCGGGCGTCCCGGCGGTGGTCGCGCACGACCAGCCGCCCGAGGCGCTGGCGGCGCTGCGCGCCGAGGCGGCGCGGCGCGGCGCGCCGCTCGCGGTGGCGGCGGCCGGCTACCCCGGTCCGCTGGCGCTGGCCGGGCCGCACCAGCAGGCGAACGCGGCCCTGGCCGCCGCGGCGCTGCGACTCCTCGACGGGGCGGGGCTCCCGGTGCCCGAGGAGGCGATCGCGCGGGGCCTCGCCACCGCCCGCTGGCCGGGGCGGCTCGAGACGGTGGGGGGCGTGCTGCTCGACGGCGCGCACAACCCGGACGGCGCCGCGGCGCTCGCGGCGGCGCTGCCCGTCCTCCACCCCGGGCGCCCGGTCGAGCTCGTCTTCGGCGTGCTGGCCGACAAGGATCACGCGCGCATCCTCCACGCGCTCGCCCCCGCCGTCCGAGCGCTCCACCTCGTCGCGCCGCGCTCCCCGCGCGCGCGGGCGCCGGACACGTACCGCGACCTCGCGGCGCGCCTGGTGGCGCGCGTCGACGCGCACGCCAGCGCGGCCGAGGCGATCGCCTGCGCGCGCCGCGCCGCCGCGGACGGCGCGGTCGTCTGCGTGGCGGGGTCGCTCTACCTGGTGGGCGAGGCGCGCGGGCTGCTCGCGGGCGAGCCGGCGGCGGCCGACCCGGGGTAG